The DNA sequence CTATCTTAGCAATCTCTACTGCATTGATATTTTCCTCATTAAAACCTCTTCTTATCTTTAATGTAACAGGTTTTTTTACACTCTTTACCAGTTTAGAAAGTATCTCCTCCACAAGTTTGGGATTTTTCATAAGTGCAGAGCCTTCACCATTGTTGACTATCTTTGGTACCGGACAGCCCATATTAAAATCAAAAATATCAAATTCTCTATCCTCTATACTTGCCGCCATCCTGGCTATTATATCCGGATCAGAGCCAAAAAGCTGTAATGCAATAGGATGCTCTACTTTATCTATCTTCATAAGCGGCTCAGTATTTTTATTTTTAAAATATATTGCCTTTGCACTCACCATTTCTGTTACAAGTAGTGATGCTCCCATTTCCTTGCATAAATGACGAAATGGCAAGTCACTTACACCTGCCATTGGTCCTAGGCACAGACCGCCATCTATATTTATATTTCCAATCTTAAAACCTTTTAGTATCATTCCTTGTTCTTTCTAAAAATAAACAACTTTGAAAAAATATAGTTTAAAATTACCACAAGCACATTGGCAAATATCTTCGCATATAAAGAATTTCTTTTAAGTACATCCACTCCCACATACATTATTGCCATGTCCAAAATCCCTGTAGATAATCTCGCTGTAATAAATGCAAAAAGTTCCTTTATTACAATTTTTAATTCAAAGCTTTTACTTTTAAATACCCATATCTTATTTGTTATAAAGGCAAATGCAACTGCTGCCAACCATGCAATAGCATTGCTGACCAAATTTGGTAGAAGAAGACTTGCAAATAAAATAT is a window from the Lachnoanaerobaculum umeaense genome containing:
- a CDS encoding GtrA family protein; amino-acid sequence: MLERISYYIKKYEGVLLYLIFGVLTTVINMVVYYILFASLLLPNLVSNAIAWLAAVAFAFITNKIWVFKSKSFELKIVIKELFAFITARLSTGILDMAIMYVGVDVLKRNSLYAKIFANVLVVILNYIFSKLFIFRKNKE
- the dusB gene encoding tRNA dihydrouridine synthase DusB, which translates into the protein MILKGFKIGNINIDGGLCLGPMAGVSDLPFRHLCKEMGASLLVTEMVSAKAIYFKNKNTEPLMKIDKVEHPIALQLFGSDPDIIARMAASIEDREFDIFDFNMGCPVPKIVNNGEGSALMKNPKLVEEILSKLVKSVKKPVTLKIRRGFNEENINAVEIAKIAEASGISAIAIHARTREQYYSGKADWSTIKEVKSAIGIPVIGNGDVVDGKSAKEMYEYTGCDGIMIARAARGNPWIFREIRGYLSGETVEKPSKEEIVDMILKHCRLQMEYDDEIMAIRKMRKHVAWYTHGMKGSSLLREKVNHIESYVELENLLSSS